The DNA region ATCGACCTTCCAGTATCCGTAGTCTTGGTGCCACTGCCATATGGCACCATCGATAGCGTCCTTCAGGTTCAGCTTCGAGTGATACACATACAGGTCGTCACTGCCCAGGATGTCCTGTATCGGCTCGATAATCCGGGGCACTCTTGCCATGTCATGGAAGGGAACGGAATGTGTCGGGCTGTTGGCGTCGTGAGACCGAAATATCGTGCGTACCGTTCCGTTCTTTTCCCGCACGATATGGTCGGTTTCGACCTCCGCCATGCGGCTGATGTCGGCCTTGGCGGCTTCGACCTCTTTCTGCGAGAAGAGTCCGTGAAGAACGACGAATCCGTTCTCGTTGTATTCCTTGATTTGGGCATTGGTAAGATGCATGATGCTCCTCCGTAGATGAGAATGTTTAGATGAAGTGTTGGGCCTGAGCCGCTATTGGCTTACAGATGGCAACCAAAGCGCCAGCTGCGGGAAAATCAAGACGATAAACAACGCCAACAACTGCAAGCCCACGAATGGCCAGACGGACCGGTACAGTTCCGATAAGGAGGTGTCCGGAGGGGCCACCGCTTTCAGGTAGAACACTGCGGGGCCGAATGGCGGTGTCAGATACGAGATCTGCATATTGATCGAGAAGAGAATGCCGAACCAGATCAGGTTAATTCCCGCGTCGGACAGGATCGGCAGGAATATGGGCATGGTCAGGATCAGTATCCCGATGACATCAATCAGCATTCCCAATAGGACTAATATCAACATGATCATCAGCAAAAGCTGAAAGGGCTCGAGGCCAAGTCCATTGATGATTCCGGACAGGTAAGAAACACCCCCTGCCCTCGAGTAAACGCTGATCATCGCGTTAGCGCCGAAGAAGGTCCACATCAGCATGCCGATAGTGACGGACGTTTGCTTCAGCGCCTCGCCAATACTGGAAAGCGTCAGTCTCTTATTAATGAAGGCGGCCACAATCGCCCCAAAGACTCCAATACTGGCCGCCTCGGTTGGCGTCGCAATCCCCCCGTACAGCGTTCCGAGGACGGAAAGAATTATTCCGAACGGCAGTACCAGGTCTTTTCCAAGCGCCAGCTTCTGGCGGAATGGCATATTGAGCTCTTCAACTGGCGCTGCCGGCGCCATATCGGGATTAAGCCTTGCGCGTATAAGCACATAGGCGATATACAGAGCGACTAGTACACCACTTGGCAGCAGGGCAGCCAAAAATAAGTCGCGCACGGGTACGTTCGCCATCAGTGCGTAGATGATAAGAATCACACTGGGTGGGATCATCTGACCAAGCGAGCCACCGGCGCAGACAACGCCGAAACTGAGTTTTCGATCGTAGCCCCGCTTAAGCATTTGCGGCAGTGCGACCAAGCCCAAAGCCACGATTTCCGCACCGATGACGCCGACCATGGCGGCCAAAATTGCACCGGCGAGAATCGTTCCAACGGCCAGTCCACCACGGATATGTCCGGACCAAATGTGGATGACGCGAAACATCTTGTGCGCAACCCCACCGTGCTCCAGCATGTAGCCCATGAACAAGAATAGGGGCACTGCTATCAACACATAGTTGTTCATCAAGTCGTACATTCGGAACGGCACGAAGAAAAACGTGCTGCCCCCGAATAACGCGTAGCCAATCAATAAGCCGGTTGATGCCGTCGCGAATGCGATGGGAACCCCGATCGCAAGCAGCAAGATCAGTAAGATCGGAATTGCGATGGAGACAAGTTCCACACTCATTTTTCGTTGCCTCGACGCAGAGCGATGAACGCCCTTCTTAAATTGACAAGTGATTGGAGCAAAATCAGGAATGCGCCGATAGGTATCGCAAGCTTCATGAACGTTGGAGCCGGCGAATCGAAGGCACTACCGGTCGTCTGCCATGCCGACAGCGCCCGCAGGGCCTGCACACCGCTGCCGTAGACAATGCTGCTAACCACTAGCGAGATGATCACCTCGCCAACAACGTCGAATACCTTGCGCAATCGCAACGGGAACGCCAGGTAAATAGCGTCGATTCTGATATGACGACCAAGCCGATGGGCGTTGCCGCCAGCCAGACAATACTGAATTCCACACAAGGCTATGGTCACTTCAAAGGCCCACGTCGTCGGTGAATTGAAGAAGAACCGGAGAAGGATCTCCATCAGGCAAATGGCAAAGACCAGGAAATAGAGATAGCCGGAGCCTTCACCTATAACCTCGTTCAGCTTGCCGACTGCACGCTCAATCGGTCCCTCTGGTGGGTGCGCCTCGCTCTGTGGCATGACGGCATGCGGCTGAGAAGACGGTTCTTGTGGTTGCATTTATTTCCCCGCGTATAAGGTAATTCGGCACGGACTTCTATGAGCAGAGCCGTGCCGCCACGCTTACTGCATATAGCCCTGTTCCTTCAGGAACGAGATCTGCAAGTCGATCGCCTTCTTGGCGTAGTCGCTTTTCTCAGCATATGAAGCCCACACCTCGCTGGCAGTCTTTCGGAACGCCTGGCGCTCTTCAACCGGCCAGTCATACTGAGGCACAGATTTGGCAGCCAACGACTGCAATGTCTTCGCATCGCGCACTGCGTTGCTCTGTATCATGTCGCGAGACAGATCGCGCGTGGCCATCGTCAGGATGGTCTGCAAGTCTGGCGATAGTTTCTTCCAGCGATCCAACGAGATAGAGAAGTCAATCAAAGGCATGGAGTGAATGCCAGGGTGAATAAAGCCGGTAGCGACACCGTGTAACCCCGCATCTTCGTTCATTGCCAGTGTGCCCCAATCAGTCGCATCAATAACTCCCTTCTCAAACGCGCCATAGACCTCGCTGCCCGGGAGGTTGACCACGCTGGCGCCAACCTTCTCGAACAGAATAGATGCCATGCCCTGAGGCGCCCGTATCTTTACACCCTTCAAGTCGTCCACTTTCATGACTTCCTTGGCGACTGGCATGGACTCTACGCCCGACCACAACGCCCCCACCGTATACATACCAAGAGTGGCGTACATCTCGCGCAGTAATTCCAGGCCACCGCCGTATTCCATCATCATCTGGGCTTGGTATGGATTGTCGTAGCCGCTGGGAAGATCGGCGATAGCGCCTAACCCGGGTTCAGTTCCCGAAAAATAGCCTGGGAAGGCAATGTGCCCATCAAGAACCCCTGCTGCCACCGCATCAACCGTCTCTGTGTAGCCGACAACGCTGCCGATGGTGCGAAGATCGATTTCCAGCCTTCCGGCCGAAGCGCTTTTTACATTTGCAGCGAAGCGCTCTATCGCCCGATGGTTGACGTCTCCGGTTTGATAGATCGTTTGGATAGTTAACTTCTGTGTATCGGCGGCCATAGCCACCGAGGCGCAGAAGCTCGTTGCTATGAGCAGGGCTGTCAGTTTCTTGTACATATCATCGTCTCCTGGTTGTGAAAATACTTATGCGTTGGATATCGTATCTATCGTGTGCGATGTAAGGAAATGCAGATCGTGCCTTTTGATCTTTTGCGTCTCGGTCTTGGGAATACCTTCTACAAAAGAAAAGAAACGCGGAATCATATAAGCGGGGATCCGGTCAGTCAGGAAGGATTTCAAGGCCTGGGGATCGATCTCGCGATCGGTCACCACAAAGACTTTCACCTCTTCTCCCATGATGTCGTCGGGAACGCCAACGACTGCGCAGTCTTTCACACCTTCATGTTTGAGTAGCTGTTGCTCGATTTCCGTCGGGGCGATCATTTCACCTCCGCGACGAATCAGCTCTTTCACTCTGCCATCAAAGTACAAGTAGCCGTCTTCATCCAGCCAACCGCGGTCACCGGTGTATAGCCAGCCATCCTTCAATACCGCCGAAGTGGCTTCGGGATTGTTCCAGTACTTAGAGAAAAAGATGCCTTCCTGCGCAGCCTGGGCCGTGATCTCGCCCTTTTCTCTAACCGTCAACGGCTGTCCCGTCTCGGAGCGAATCGAGATTTTCACGCCGTTACGCGGCGGCCCTACCGATCCGATCCGCGTGCCTTCATTGGTATTCATAGTGACCCAACCGCCCGTCTCGGTCATGCCATATAGCTCATGTACGCGAACGCCAAATCGGCTTTGCACGTCCCGCCAGACCCGCTCTGGCGCGCCCCCGCCTACGCACCACTTCAGGCCATGTTCGTGCTGCGCTCCGGCGTGCCGCTTTACCAGGATAGAGAGCACGGTCCCCACAAAGGTGAAACCCGTAGCTTTGTAAAGGCGTGCGTCCTCAAAGAAGCGGCTTGCCGAAAACTGCGGGATGAGAATTAGCGTGGCACCCGCTTGCAGGGCCGACATAACTGCGTACATCTGCGGGTTCGCATGGAACAGAGGCAAAAACACCATGATGCGGTCGTCGGCCGTTACACCCAGTGCTTCTGCCATGTCGATTCCGGCCGCATCATAAGCCCTATGGGGAAGGACCACACCTTTGGGCAGTCCTGTGGTCCCCGACGTGTAAAGTATGGCGCTGGCCATCAGCGGATCAACTTCGCCAGCTTGCTTCCATCTGGACCTCTGTGTGGATGGAAGCTCCAACATGCCCGGCTCAATCATGATTTTCGGGATAGGCGTTTCAAGGGCGTCGATAGTGTCACGTTTCTCCGCGTATAGCTCGGGGTCCACTAAAAGGACGCTCGCTGCGCTTTGGCTTAGGGTATAGCGCAAGCCTTCGCCCACGAGACTCACGTTCAGCGGTACTGCCACTGCACCAAGCTCGTTAATGGCAAACCACGCCACCAGGAACTCCGGCCGGTTGCCGCATAGCAGCGCGACATGGCTGCCTGGCGCGACACCTCTGGCATGCAGTTTCTCCGCAAACTCGGAGACTAGTAAAGCCATGTCTCCGTAGGAGATTGCAGTAGTGCCGTAGACGACGAAGGTCTTTTCCGCTTGCCGCTCAGCATGTAAGTAAAGGCGATCTGTAATCACTTCTGAGCAATCCGTAAACTCTCGCCGAACTTGGAAAGATGGCGACCAATCGTATTTTTTAGAATTTCAGATGAACCACCGGCAATTTCGTAGGCCTTCGCATCCCGCAAATAGCGGCCAAATGGCGCGCTTTCCGTTACACCATAGGCGCCACATATCTGAATGGCCTGCTCGGCTGTCCGGGTTGCCACCCTGCTTGCCAACAGCTTGGCCTCGCTGGAGTAGCGGGCGATTTCCTCATGGCGGTCCAACGCTCCACATGCCTCATAGACAAGTAAGCGGGCGGCGTCTATCTCCGCCATCATGTCAGCGAAGTACCACTGAATCCCCTGGAAATCGATAACATGCTTGTCGAATGCCAAGCGATTCGAAGCAAACGCCAGGGCCCGGTCAAACGCGGCTCGTGCTATTCCTATACTGATGGCACCTGCGACTGTCCGCGAGAAATCCAGTGTCGTGACAGCGTTGCGAACACCTTTACCCTCTATCCCTATCAGGTGATCGTCCGGCAGTTCGACGTCATCCAATATCAGGTCCACATGAGGGCCGTTACGTAGGCCAAAAGTACTGGCGTTGGGCCCCGTTTCGTTTGAGATCCCGGGCATGTCGTGGCGGACAAAGAAGGTCGACACCCCTGCACTGGTCTCGGCCAGAACAATGTACGCTTCTGCGGCAGAGCCCGATGTAATGAAAGACTTGCGCCCATTCAGGCGCCAACCAGTTGGAGTTTTGAGGGCTTTGGTATCCAGCGAACGAATGTCGCTCCCGTGATTCGCTTCGGTCAATGCGTAGGAGGTAATAAGGCCTTCACCGAATTGCGGCAAGACTTTTTCCTGGAGCGAGGCGGTGCCAAAAAGCTTGATTAGAGTCTGCGCCTGAAGAATGGTAATCAGGCTGATGCCCACAGCCGCGCTCGCGTATGAAGCCTCTTCGAACACGGCCGCGCACCGCAAGAAGCTGGCGTCCTGACCGCCCCATTTTTCGGCAAGCGTCAGTGCTGTATAACCCTTACGAGCAAGACGCTTGATGGACTCGACCGGATAGATATCCTGGCGGTCGATCTCATCGGCGAAAGGCAGAACGTCCTGCGCGACGGCATCACGCAGCCCGTCAAGGAAGTCACCATCGACGAGGTCTCGCCAAAGCGTTCTGCTCCACGCGTGGGGCAATACATCGGGATTACTCATTGCTTGTCTCCTGCTCCATAGCTTCGCGGTCTTCTTGAAAGCCACGATAGGAGCGGAGTCTATAAGACAGAAGATCCCTAAAGCTTTGCGGGGCCAGAAGAGTTCCGCCAGGCGGGACTATAGTTCCGCGCTGCAGAACCACGAACCCGCCTTTCCGCGTTCCTCTCGGGGAGAATCATTTAATATTCTTGGACAATCACAAGGACTTCCATGCAGTCATATTCGATCGAGTCAGCAAATGGGCAAGCCAAACTTCACCTGCAGGACATCGGGCGGCCGGTCCCCGGCTCCGGCCAGGTCTTGCTGCGCCTGCATGCCGCAGGCCTGAATCGCGGCGAACTGATCGCAGCCCATGCGTCCACCGGGGCCGCGTCGCGCCCCAAACCGCTAGGTGGCGAGGGCGCAGGCGAAGTCATTGAGCTCGCCGCCGACGTCAGCAACGTAAAAGTGGGCGACCGCGTCATGGGCAGATGCTACGGTGCCTTTGCCGAATACGCCTTGATGGATGCCGCGGAAGCCATGCTGATTCCTGACGGCCTTTCCTGGCAGGAAGCCGCAGCGATTCCCCTTGCCTATCTGGTGGCTTACGACATGCTGGTAGTACAAGGAAAACTGCAGGCCGACGAATGGCTATTGATCACGGGCGCTTCGTCGGGCGTTGGCGTTGCTTGCCTGCAACTGGCCAAGGCCTTGAAGGCACGCGTGGCCGGCACATCGAGCTCCGCGGAAAAGCTGGCGCGCCTGAAAGCACTCGGCCTGGATGTCGGCATACAGACGCGCAGCCCTGACTTTTGCGACGCCGTCATGCAAGCCACGCAAGATAAAGGCGCCAACCTGGTCGTTAACAATGTGGGCGGCTCGGTATTCGCCGAGTGCATGCGGTCCATGGCCTACGAGGGCCGATTCGCCACGGTCGGCTACTTGGACGGCCAACTAAGTAGCAACATAGACATCGGCCTGCTGCACGCCAAACGACTGGTGCTTTTTGGTGTATCGAACAAGCTGCGCAGCGCGGCAGAGCGCGCCGCACTGGTTCAGCGCTTTACCGCCGATATCCTGCCGCTGTTCGCCAGCGGGCAGTTGCGACCCGTTATCGACCGCACTTACCCCTTCCAGGAGTTGCCCGCCGCCATCGCCCATATGGAATCCGACCGCCATCTGGGCAAGATTGTGCTCGGTTAACCGTACATCATCTCTGGTAGCACCAGCACAATCTTGGGAAAAA from Pollutimonas thiosulfatoxidans includes:
- a CDS encoding class I adenylate-forming enzyme family protein, which gives rise to MITDRLYLHAERQAEKTFVVYGTTAISYGDMALLVSEFAEKLHARGVAPGSHVALLCGNRPEFLVAWFAINELGAVAVPLNVSLVGEGLRYTLSQSAASVLLVDPELYAEKRDTIDALETPIPKIMIEPGMLELPSTQRSRWKQAGEVDPLMASAILYTSGTTGLPKGVVLPHRAYDAAGIDMAEALGVTADDRIMVFLPLFHANPQMYAVMSALQAGATLILIPQFSASRFFEDARLYKATGFTFVGTVLSILVKRHAGAQHEHGLKWCVGGGAPERVWRDVQSRFGVRVHELYGMTETGGWVTMNTNEGTRIGSVGPPRNGVKISIRSETGQPLTVREKGEITAQAAQEGIFFSKYWNNPEATSAVLKDGWLYTGDRGWLDEDGYLYFDGRVKELIRRGGEMIAPTEIEQQLLKHEGVKDCAVVGVPDDIMGEEVKVFVVTDREIDPQALKSFLTDRIPAYMIPRFFSFVEGIPKTETQKIKRHDLHFLTSHTIDTISNA
- a CDS encoding zinc-binding dehydrogenase; the protein is MQSYSIESANGQAKLHLQDIGRPVPGSGQVLLRLHAAGLNRGELIAAHASTGAASRPKPLGGEGAGEVIELAADVSNVKVGDRVMGRCYGAFAEYALMDAAEAMLIPDGLSWQEAAAIPLAYLVAYDMLVVQGKLQADEWLLITGASSGVGVACLQLAKALKARVAGTSSSAEKLARLKALGLDVGIQTRSPDFCDAVMQATQDKGANLVVNNVGGSVFAECMRSMAYEGRFATVGYLDGQLSSNIDIGLLHAKRLVLFGVSNKLRSAAERAALVQRFTADILPLFASGQLRPVIDRTYPFQELPAAIAHMESDRHLGKIVLG
- a CDS encoding acyl-CoA dehydrogenase family protein, yielding MSNPDVLPHAWSRTLWRDLVDGDFLDGLRDAVAQDVLPFADEIDRQDIYPVESIKRLARKGYTALTLAEKWGGQDASFLRCAAVFEEASYASAAVGISLITILQAQTLIKLFGTASLQEKVLPQFGEGLITSYALTEANHGSDIRSLDTKALKTPTGWRLNGRKSFITSGSAAEAYIVLAETSAGVSTFFVRHDMPGISNETGPNASTFGLRNGPHVDLILDDVELPDDHLIGIEGKGVRNAVTTLDFSRTVAGAISIGIARAAFDRALAFASNRLAFDKHVIDFQGIQWYFADMMAEIDAARLLVYEACGALDRHEEIARYSSEAKLLASRVATRTAEQAIQICGAYGVTESAPFGRYLRDAKAYEIAGGSSEILKNTIGRHLSKFGESLRIAQK
- a CDS encoding TRAP transporter large permease; this translates as MSVELVSIAIPILLILLLAIGVPIAFATASTGLLIGYALFGGSTFFFVPFRMYDLMNNYVLIAVPLFLFMGYMLEHGGVAHKMFRVIHIWSGHIRGGLAVGTILAGAILAAMVGVIGAEIVALGLVALPQMLKRGYDRKLSFGVVCAGGSLGQMIPPSVILIIYALMANVPVRDLFLAALLPSGVLVALYIAYVLIRARLNPDMAPAAPVEELNMPFRQKLALGKDLVLPFGIILSVLGTLYGGIATPTEAASIGVFGAIVAAFINKRLTLSSIGEALKQTSVTIGMLMWTFFGANAMISVYSRAGGVSYLSGIINGLGLEPFQLLLMIMLILVLLGMLIDVIGILILTMPIFLPILSDAGINLIWFGILFSINMQISYLTPPFGPAVFYLKAVAPPDTSLSELYRSVWPFVGLQLLALFIVLIFPQLALWLPSVSQ
- the dctP gene encoding TRAP transporter substrate-binding protein DctP, giving the protein MYKKLTALLIATSFCASVAMAADTQKLTIQTIYQTGDVNHRAIERFAANVKSASAGRLEIDLRTIGSVVGYTETVDAVAAGVLDGHIAFPGYFSGTEPGLGAIADLPSGYDNPYQAQMMMEYGGGLELLREMYATLGMYTVGALWSGVESMPVAKEVMKVDDLKGVKIRAPQGMASILFEKVGASVVNLPGSEVYGAFEKGVIDATDWGTLAMNEDAGLHGVATGFIHPGIHSMPLIDFSISLDRWKKLSPDLQTILTMATRDLSRDMIQSNAVRDAKTLQSLAAKSVPQYDWPVEERQAFRKTASEVWASYAEKSDYAKKAIDLQISFLKEQGYMQ
- a CDS encoding TRAP transporter small permease subunit, which gives rise to MQPQEPSSQPHAVMPQSEAHPPEGPIERAVGKLNEVIGEGSGYLYFLVFAICLMEILLRFFFNSPTTWAFEVTIALCGIQYCLAGGNAHRLGRHIRIDAIYLAFPLRLRKVFDVVGEVIISLVVSSIVYGSGVQALRALSAWQTTGSAFDSPAPTFMKLAIPIGAFLILLQSLVNLRRAFIALRRGNEK